A region from the Benincasa hispida cultivar B227 chromosome 12, ASM972705v1, whole genome shotgun sequence genome encodes:
- the LOC120092991 gene encoding CDPK-related kinase 3 isoform X1: MGQCYGKTIPTTDNDVTPTTITTTVSPPSATGYGADPSHFPSGSGGGNGVVNVKTTPARTSYPSPWPSPYPHGVGASPLPVGVSPSPARASTPGRFFKRRFAPPSPAKHIKASLAKRFGYTKPKEGPIPEERGTEPEQLLDKSFGYGKNFGAKYELGKEVGRGHFGHTCSAKGKKGELRDQPVAVKIISKAKIRLQMTTAISIEDVRREVKILKSLSGHKHLVKFHDACEDANNVYIVMELCEGGELLDRILSRGGRYTEEDAKNIVVQILSVVAFCHLQGVVHRDLKPENFLFTSRSEDADMKLIDFGLSDFVRPDERLNDIVGSAYYVAPEVLHRSYTLEADIWSIGVITYILLCGSRPFWARTESGIFRAVLRADPNFDDLPWPSVSPEAKDFVKRLLNKDYRKRMTAVQALTHPWLQDDSRRIPLDILIYKLVKSYLQATPFKRAAMKALSKALTENELFYLRAQFALLEPNQDGRVGLDNFKMALMRNATDAMRESRVHEIVNSLEPLAFRRMDFEEFCAAAISTHQLEALDGWEQIACAAFEHFEREGNRVISVEELARELNLGSSAYSILKEWIRGDGKLSFLGYTKFLHGVTLRSSNTRHH, encoded by the exons ATGGGGCAGTGTTATGGTAAGACTATTCCGACTACTGACAATGACGTCACTCCAACTACCATTACTACTACCGTCTCTCCGCCTTCTGCCACTGGTTACGGTGCCGATCCGTCGCATTTTCCTTCCGGGAGTGGAGGTGGCAACGGTGTTGTCAACGTGAAGACGACGCCGGCGAGGACTTCCTACCCTAGCCCTTGGCCGAGTCCGTATCCTCATGGAGTTGGTGCTAGTCCTTTGCCTGTTGGTGTTTCGCCGTCGCCGGCTAGGGCTTCGACGCCGGGGAGGTTTTTTAAACGGAGGTTTGCTCCGCCGTCGCCGGCTAAGCATATCAAAGCCTCGTTGGCGAAGCGGTTTGGGTATACGAAGCCTAAGGAGGGCCCGATCCCGGAGGAGAGAGGGACGGAGCCGGAGCAGTTGTTAGATAAAAGCTTTGGGTATGGGAAGAATTTTGGGGCGAAGTATGAGTTGGGGAAGGAGGTTGGGAGAGGACATTTTGGTCATACTTGTTCTGCTAAGGGGAAGAAAGGTGAGCTCAGAGATCAACCGGTGGCCGTTAAGATCATCTCTAAAGCCAAG ATACGTTTGCAGATGACAACAGCAATATCAATTGAAGATGTTCGGAGAGAGGTGAAAATATTGAAGTCTTTATCTGGGCATAAGCACCTTGTaaaatttcatgatgcatgtgagGATGCCAATAACGTTTACATAGTCATGGA gtTATGTGAAGGTGGGGAACTTCTGGACAGAATCTTGTCAAG AGGAGGAAGATACACAGAGGAAGATGCCAAAAATATAGTTGTTCAGATTTTAAGTGTAGTTGCATTTTGTCATCTTCAAGGCGTTGTGCACCGTGACTTAAAACCAGAG AATTTCCTATTTACGtctagaagtgaagatgctgaTATGAAGCTCATCGACTTTGGTCTTTCAGACTTTGTTAGACCAG ACGAGAGACTTAATGATATTGTTGGAAGTGCTTATTATGTTGCTCCTGAAGTGCTTCATAGATCTTACACTCTGGAAGCAGATATATGGAGTATTGGGGTTATTACCTATATTTTATTATGTGGAAGTCGGCCATTTTGGGCTAGAACGGAATCAGGAATTTTCCGTGCAGTGTTAAGAGCAGATCCTAATTTTGATGATTTACCGTGGCCTTCAGTGTCTCCAGAGGCAAAAGACTTTGTGAAAAGGCTCCTCAACAAAGATTACAGAAAGAGAATGACTGCAGTCCAGGCGCTta CTCACCCATGGTTGCAGGATGATAGTCGTCGTATACCTTTAGATATATTGATCTATAAATTGGTCAAATCATACTTGCAAGCTACTCCTTTCAAACGTGCAGCAATGAAG GCTCTCTCAAAAGCTTTGACAGAAAATGAACTCTTTTATCTCAGAGCTCAGTTTGCATTGTTGGAACCAAATCAAGATGGGCGTGTTGGGCTTGATAACTTCAAAATG GCTCTAATGCGGAACGCAACGGATGCTATGAGGGAGTCGAGGGTTCATGAAATTGTAAATTCG CTGGAGCCCCTTGCCTTCAGAAGAATGGACTTTGAGGAGTTCTGTGCTGCTGCAATCAGTACACATCAATTGGAAGCTCTTGACGGATGGGAGCAGATAGCCTGTGCAGCCTTTGAGCATTTCGAGCGTGAAGGCAACCGGGTAATATCGGTTGAAGAATTAGCAAGG GAATTGAACCTTGGTTCTTCAGCATATTCTATCCTTAAAGAGTGGATTCGAGGAGATGGAAAGCTTAGTTTTCTTGGGTATACAAAGTTTTTACATGGTGTCACCCTACGTAGCTCAAATACGAGACACCATTag
- the LOC120092991 gene encoding CDPK-related kinase 3 isoform X2, whose protein sequence is MGQCYGKTIPTTDNDVTPTTITTTVSPPSATGYGADPSHFPSGSGGGNGVVNVKTTPARTSYPSPWPSPYPHGVGASPLPVGVSPSPARASTPGRFFKRRFAPPSPAKHIKASLAKRFGYTKPKEGPIPEERGTEPEQLLDKSFGYGKNFGAKYELGKEVGRGHFGHTCSAKGKKGELRDQPVAVKIISKAKMTTAISIEDVRREVKILKSLSGHKHLVKFHDACEDANNVYIVMELCEGGELLDRILSRGGRYTEEDAKNIVVQILSVVAFCHLQGVVHRDLKPENFLFTSRSEDADMKLIDFGLSDFVRPDERLNDIVGSAYYVAPEVLHRSYTLEADIWSIGVITYILLCGSRPFWARTESGIFRAVLRADPNFDDLPWPSVSPEAKDFVKRLLNKDYRKRMTAVQALTHPWLQDDSRRIPLDILIYKLVKSYLQATPFKRAAMKALSKALTENELFYLRAQFALLEPNQDGRVGLDNFKMALMRNATDAMRESRVHEIVNSLEPLAFRRMDFEEFCAAAISTHQLEALDGWEQIACAAFEHFEREGNRVISVEELARELNLGSSAYSILKEWIRGDGKLSFLGYTKFLHGVTLRSSNTRHH, encoded by the exons ATGGGGCAGTGTTATGGTAAGACTATTCCGACTACTGACAATGACGTCACTCCAACTACCATTACTACTACCGTCTCTCCGCCTTCTGCCACTGGTTACGGTGCCGATCCGTCGCATTTTCCTTCCGGGAGTGGAGGTGGCAACGGTGTTGTCAACGTGAAGACGACGCCGGCGAGGACTTCCTACCCTAGCCCTTGGCCGAGTCCGTATCCTCATGGAGTTGGTGCTAGTCCTTTGCCTGTTGGTGTTTCGCCGTCGCCGGCTAGGGCTTCGACGCCGGGGAGGTTTTTTAAACGGAGGTTTGCTCCGCCGTCGCCGGCTAAGCATATCAAAGCCTCGTTGGCGAAGCGGTTTGGGTATACGAAGCCTAAGGAGGGCCCGATCCCGGAGGAGAGAGGGACGGAGCCGGAGCAGTTGTTAGATAAAAGCTTTGGGTATGGGAAGAATTTTGGGGCGAAGTATGAGTTGGGGAAGGAGGTTGGGAGAGGACATTTTGGTCATACTTGTTCTGCTAAGGGGAAGAAAGGTGAGCTCAGAGATCAACCGGTGGCCGTTAAGATCATCTCTAAAGCCAAG ATGACAACAGCAATATCAATTGAAGATGTTCGGAGAGAGGTGAAAATATTGAAGTCTTTATCTGGGCATAAGCACCTTGTaaaatttcatgatgcatgtgagGATGCCAATAACGTTTACATAGTCATGGA gtTATGTGAAGGTGGGGAACTTCTGGACAGAATCTTGTCAAG AGGAGGAAGATACACAGAGGAAGATGCCAAAAATATAGTTGTTCAGATTTTAAGTGTAGTTGCATTTTGTCATCTTCAAGGCGTTGTGCACCGTGACTTAAAACCAGAG AATTTCCTATTTACGtctagaagtgaagatgctgaTATGAAGCTCATCGACTTTGGTCTTTCAGACTTTGTTAGACCAG ACGAGAGACTTAATGATATTGTTGGAAGTGCTTATTATGTTGCTCCTGAAGTGCTTCATAGATCTTACACTCTGGAAGCAGATATATGGAGTATTGGGGTTATTACCTATATTTTATTATGTGGAAGTCGGCCATTTTGGGCTAGAACGGAATCAGGAATTTTCCGTGCAGTGTTAAGAGCAGATCCTAATTTTGATGATTTACCGTGGCCTTCAGTGTCTCCAGAGGCAAAAGACTTTGTGAAAAGGCTCCTCAACAAAGATTACAGAAAGAGAATGACTGCAGTCCAGGCGCTta CTCACCCATGGTTGCAGGATGATAGTCGTCGTATACCTTTAGATATATTGATCTATAAATTGGTCAAATCATACTTGCAAGCTACTCCTTTCAAACGTGCAGCAATGAAG GCTCTCTCAAAAGCTTTGACAGAAAATGAACTCTTTTATCTCAGAGCTCAGTTTGCATTGTTGGAACCAAATCAAGATGGGCGTGTTGGGCTTGATAACTTCAAAATG GCTCTAATGCGGAACGCAACGGATGCTATGAGGGAGTCGAGGGTTCATGAAATTGTAAATTCG CTGGAGCCCCTTGCCTTCAGAAGAATGGACTTTGAGGAGTTCTGTGCTGCTGCAATCAGTACACATCAATTGGAAGCTCTTGACGGATGGGAGCAGATAGCCTGTGCAGCCTTTGAGCATTTCGAGCGTGAAGGCAACCGGGTAATATCGGTTGAAGAATTAGCAAGG GAATTGAACCTTGGTTCTTCAGCATATTCTATCCTTAAAGAGTGGATTCGAGGAGATGGAAAGCTTAGTTTTCTTGGGTATACAAAGTTTTTACATGGTGTCACCCTACGTAGCTCAAATACGAGACACCATTag